From Microcoleus sp. FACHB-831, a single genomic window includes:
- a CDS encoding DUF2231 domain-containing protein produces the protein MTQTPTPSIPPLIESDEREFLDSGVPSTVAIAKHPLHPLIVTFPIAFLTGAPAADIAYWFTKDPFWGRAAFWLLLAGLISGVVAALTGMADFLKIERVRKRTAGWAHMVLNVASLGLTIVNVFLRWGNTEGAILPTGLTISVIVAALLGLSGWYGAELVYRHKVAVIGNGNPNEPS, from the coding sequence ATGACACAGACACCAACTCCGAGTATCCCGCCGCTTATTGAGAGTGATGAGAGAGAGTTTCTCGACAGCGGCGTACCCAGTACAGTCGCGATCGCCAAGCATCCCTTACATCCCCTCATTGTTACTTTCCCCATTGCTTTTCTGACGGGGGCACCAGCAGCCGATATAGCCTACTGGTTTACAAAAGATCCCTTCTGGGGACGCGCTGCTTTCTGGCTATTACTCGCTGGGTTGATAAGCGGTGTCGTAGCAGCCCTCACAGGTATGGCAGACTTCCTAAAAATTGAACGTGTCAGAAAGCGCACTGCTGGTTGGGCGCACATGGTACTCAACGTTGCATCTCTGGGGCTAACAATTGTCAACGTGTTTCTGCGATGGGGTAACACCGAGGGGGCAATATTACCCACAGGGTTGACTATTTCAGTTATTGTGGCGGCGCTTCTCGGTCTTTCTGGTTGGTACGGAGCGGAACTGGTCTACAGGCATAAAGTTGCTGTGATTGGCAACGGCAACCCGAATGAACCATCCTAA
- a CDS encoding LmeA family phospholipid-binding protein → MTTDNLGQQALNKAAEIGLSSQLDEVDKLEVDVQTDPFKLVQGQVDKVTVEGEGLVMQKDLRMDELEMQMNNIAINPLSAAFGKIELTKPTDASVRAVLIQEDINRAFNSEFVGTMLKDQKLHVNGQLMTVDTQQVDFKLPGDGKVALSANVLLRETGETKLVSFTAMPSASADGQSISLKQVQYAEGEEISPELTEALLNKASEILNLRNFDLEGMTLRIQKLDVEAGKITLFADAYVEKIPAA, encoded by the coding sequence GTGACGACCGATAATCTAGGGCAGCAGGCACTGAACAAAGCGGCAGAAATAGGGCTATCTAGCCAACTCGATGAAGTAGATAAATTAGAGGTAGATGTCCAAACCGATCCGTTTAAGTTGGTTCAGGGACAGGTAGATAAAGTAACAGTTGAAGGCGAAGGTCTGGTGATGCAAAAAGACCTCCGCATGGATGAACTGGAGATGCAAATGAATAACATCGCCATCAATCCACTCAGCGCCGCTTTTGGAAAAATTGAACTTACTAAACCAACAGATGCCAGCGTTCGTGCTGTTTTAATTCAAGAAGATATTAACCGCGCTTTTAATTCTGAATTTGTTGGCACGATGCTAAAAGATCAGAAACTTCACGTTAACGGTCAACTCATGACCGTTGATACGCAGCAAGTGGATTTTAAACTGCCGGGTGATGGCAAGGTAGCTTTAAGCGCTAATGTGCTTTTGCGCGAAACTGGCGAAACAAAGTTGGTGTCTTTTACTGCTATGCCTAGCGCTAGCGCGGATGGGCAGAGCATTTCTCTCAAGCAAGTCCAGTACGCAGAGGGCGAGGAGATATCGCCCGAACTTACGGAAGCGCTGCTAAATAAAGCTAGCGAAATTTTAAACCTTCGTAACTTTGATTTGGAGGGAATGACGCTGCGAATACAGAAGCTAGATGTTGAGGCAGGCAAAATTACGCTTTTTGCTGATGCCTATGTTGAGAAAATCCCCGCAGCTTAA
- a CDS encoding DUF2809 domain-containing protein: MLTNVTLRRHTILSLLIVVPVGLLSKKYIGPAHEWVNDYLGDVLYEIFWCLFIFLLIPTRKSLRQIPVWVFGVTCAIEFLQLWNQPALNSFRSTLLGKLLLGSSFDWLDFPHYVLGSILGWLWLRQIARFHESHPKPRQ; this comes from the coding sequence ATGCTTACAAATGTAACCCTTCGCAGACATACAATCCTCTCGCTTCTGATCGTTGTCCCGGTTGGCTTGCTATCAAAAAAATATATCGGCCCTGCTCACGAATGGGTCAATGATTATCTCGGGGATGTTTTATACGAAATTTTTTGGTGTTTGTTCATATTTTTATTAATTCCTACTCGCAAATCACTACGTCAAATTCCTGTGTGGGTATTTGGCGTCACCTGTGCAATTGAATTCCTACAACTTTGGAATCAACCAGCTTTAAATTCATTTCGCTCCACTCTGCTTGGCAAATTACTGCTGGGAAGTTCTTTCGACTGGCTGGATTTCCCTCATTATGTATTGGGCAGTATTTTAGGTTGGTTGTGGTTGCGACAAATTGCTAGGTTTCATGAATCTCATCCCAAACCTCGACAATAG